A window of Citrus sinensis cultivar Valencia sweet orange chromosome 7, DVS_A1.0, whole genome shotgun sequence contains these coding sequences:
- the LOC102621430 gene encoding uncharacterized protein LOC102621430 gives MADKVKQILAKPIQLADQVVKAADEATSMKQDCAELKSKTEKLAALLRQAARASSDLYERPTRRIIDDTEQVLEKALSLVIKYRANGIIKRVFTIIPAAAFRKMSSQLENSIGDVSWLLRVSASAEDRDDEYLGLPPIAANEPILCLIWEQVAILYTAGSLEHKSDAAASLVSLARDNDRYGKLIIEEGGVGPLLKLVKEGKPEGQENAARAIGLLGRDPESVEHMIHSGVCLVFAKILKEGPMKVQAVVAWAVSELAGNYPKCQDLFAQHNIIRLLVGHLAFETVQEHSKYAIVSKATSIHAVVVASNKTNNANANGSNNKVIDDEDKQYQSRIPHPMGNKTPSQMHNVVTNTMAMKVGTKPVQKQGNVINQGTDVKSNGQDNNVKQNHQSQHQHGLSNYGANTKGRELEDPATKAYMKAMAARALWHLAKGNSPICRSITESRALLCFAVLLEKGPEDVQYNSAMALMEITAVAEKDAELRRSAFKPNAPACKAVVDQLFRIIEKADSDLLIPCIKAVGNLARTFKATETRMIAPLVKLLDEREAEVSREASIALTKFACSDNYLHSDHSKAIISAGGAKHLVQLVYFGEQIVQLSALVLLCYIALHVPDSEDLAQAEVLTVLEWTSKQSHMTQDETVDPLLQDAKSRLELYQSRGSRGFH, from the coding sequence ATGGCGGACAAAGTGAAGCAAATCTTGGCAAAACCGATCCAGTTAGCTGATCAAGTGGTCAAAGCAGCTGACGAAGCGACTTCAATGAAACAAGACTGCGCCGAGCTCAAATCCAAGACTGAAAAACTCGCGGCTTTGCTCAGACAGGCTGCTCGAGCTAGCTCTGACCTTTACGAGCGACCAACGCGCCGCATCATCGATGACACTGAACAAGTCCTGGAGAAAGCTCTGTCCTTGGTAATCAAATATCGCGCAAATGGTATCATCAAGCGCGTGTTCACAATCATCCCAGCTGCTGCGTTTCGCAAAATGTCTTCCCAGTTGGAGAATTCAATAGGAGATGTTTCATGGCTTCTTCGTGTCTCGGCTTCAGCCGAAGATCGTGATGACGAGTACTTAGGCCTCCCGCCAATCGCTGCCAACGAGCCAATCCTCTGTTTGATATGGGAACAAGTTGCAATTCTTTATACTGCAGGGTCTCTCGAGCACAAATCCGACGCCGCTGCATCGCTTGTATCCCTGGCGCGTGATAATGATCGCTATGGCAAGTTGATTATCGAAGAAGGTGGGGTTGGTCCGTTATTGAAGCTAGTCAAAGAAGGGAAACCAGAAGGACAAGAGAATGCTGCGAGGGCAATTGGGTTGTTAGGACGTGACCCTGAAAGTGTCGAACACATGATTCATAGCGGAGTTTGTTTGGTGTTTGCGAAAATCCTCAAAGAAGGCCCAATGAAAGTGCAAGCTGTTGTGGCGTGGGCTGTGTCTGAATTAGCGGGTAATTATCCTAAATGTCAAGATCTTTTTGCTCAACATAATATAATTCGCTTGCTTGTTGGTCATTTGGCGTTTGAGACTGTGCAAGAGCATAGCAAGTATGCAATTGTCAGCAAGGCCACCTCCATTCATGCGGTTGTCGTTGCGAGCAATAAGACTAACAATGCAAATGCCAACGGCAGTAACAACAAGGTTATTGATGATGAGGACAAGCAGTATCAGAGCCGGATTCCTCATCCAATGGGAAACAAGACGCCTAGTCAAATGCACAATGTGGTTACAAATACAATGGCAATGAAGGTTGGGACCAAGCCGGTTCAGAAGCAAGGAAATGTCATAAATCAGGGTACCGATGTGAAGAGTAATGGTCAAGACAACAACGTGAAGCAAAATCATCAGTCTCAGCATCAGCATGGTCTCTCAAATTATGGGGCTAATACTAAGGGAAGAGAACTAGAAGACCCTGCAACTAAGGCTTACATGAAAGCAATGGCAGCAAGAGCACTTTGGCATCTTGCTAAAGGAAATTCACCCATTTGTAGGAGCATAACTGAGTCTAGAGCATTGTTATGTTTTGCAGTTCTTTTAGAGAAAGGGCCAGAAGATGTTCAATACAATTCTGCCATGGCATTGATGGAGATCACAGCTGTGGCAGAGAAAGATGCTGAACTGAGAAGATCAGCATTCAAGCCTAATGCCCCTGCCTGCAAAGCTGTTGTTGATCAGTTATTTAGGATCATTGAAAAAGCAGATTCCGACCTCCTCATTCCCTGCATTAAAGCTGTTGGGAATCTGGCCAGGACTTTTAAGGCAACGGAGACAAGAATGATTGCTCCATTGGTTAAACTTCTTGATGAGAGGGAAGCCGAAGTTTCAAGGGAGGCTTCAATTGCTCTTACAAAATTTGCGTGCAGTGATAACTATCTCCACTCTGATCACTCCAAGGCAATTATTAGTGCTGGAGGGGCAAAGCACCTGGTTCAGCTTGTGTATTTTGGAGAGCAAATTGTTCAGTTATCGGCATTAGTCCTTTTATGCTACATTGCATTGCATGTACCAGACAGCGAGGACCTTGCACAAGCTGAAGTGCTCACAGTGCTAGAATGGACATCAAAGCAAAGTCACATGACACAGGATGAAACGGTAGATCCGTTGCTACAAGATGCCAAAAGTAGGTTGGAACTTTACCAGTCCAGAGGTTCAAGGGGTTTCCACTGA